The stretch of DNA GATACTGTTCCATGGCGTGGACCGGAACGCCGGCCATGGGAATGGGCACGCCATTGGACGTGCCGCGTTTGGTGAGCGTCAGGCTCAGCAGGCGCGCGCCGCGTTCGGCGTCTTCGTAGAACATCTCGTAGAAATCGCCCATGCGGTAAAAGAGCAGCAGGGGACCGGCTTGCGCCTTCAGGCGCAGGTACTGGGCCATCATGGGCGTGTGGCCGGCGTAGGCGTCTGCTGTGGCCTGATCGGTGCGCGAAGTCATGGGCGAGATTGTATCGGGCCGGCAGGATAAAATTTGCGCAACGTTAACAAGGCATTGATTTATTTGGCGAAAAGCGAATTGCCACGAAGTTGTCCTTAGCCTTGTCCACACTGGGAGTGGATAAATCCCCGGCGCCGGCCGTTTATGCAGTGCAGGAATCTGGGCGCGCATCGTCTGTTAGAGTTGCTGAATTTGCCGCGCGACGGATGCGCGATGCCTGGAGGAAATATGGAATCTGCATGGAACAACGCGGTCGCCCTGATGCCACGCCTGGTGGATATGGGGTTCAATCTGGTGGTGGCCATTGCGATACTGGTCATAGGCTGGTGGGTATCGGCCCTGCTGGGCAAATGGGTGCATCACGTGGCCGAGCATTCCGGTCGGGTCGATCGCACCGTCATTCCCATGTTCAAGACCACCGTGGCCTGGGCCATACGGGTCTTTACGCTGATCGCGGTACTGGCGCGCTTCGGCGTGCAGACCGCCAGCCTCATCGCGGTATTGGGCGCCGCCGGCCTGGCGGTAGGTCTGGCCTTGCAGGGTACGCTGCAGAACATCGCCGCCGGTATCATGCTGCTGCTGTTGCGGCCGATCCGCGCAGGCGAGGCGATCGCGCTCAGCTCCGGCGCGTCGGGGACGGTGGACGAGATCGGCCTGTTCATCACGCGCATCGAGCAGTTCGACGGCATTGTCGTCTTGCTGCCCAATAGCACGGTATGGACGGCTACCATTACCAATTACAGCCGCAATACCCAGCGTCGTCTCGACTTGCCCGTCATCGTCAATTACGGCGACGACCTGGACGCGGCGATCGCGCTGGTGAACAAGGTTGTCGGCGCGCACCCCATGACCGAAGCCGACCCCGCGCCTATCGTCAAGGTCAACGATTACAAGGACACCGGCACGGAAATCAATGTGCGGGTCTGGAGCAAGGCCTCCGATTACTGGGACCTGCGCTGGGACCTGTTCCACCAGATCCGCGTGGTCATGGCGCGCGAAGGCTTTCGTCCGCCGGCCCAGGGGCGCGACCTGCGCAAGGCCATGCCTCGCGCTTAGCGCCGACAGGCCCTCGGGCGTCCCCGCAGTTCGGCGGCGGGGCGTCCGGGTATAGCATCTGTCCGGGAACATTCCATTCTTATAAAAGTCCGCGCAAGCTCTCGGTCTCGCCCTGTTCGCGCGCGGACGCCATACCGGAGACTCGTTCATGACTTCTTCTGTTCTGCCGCGGCGCCGTTCATTCATCCGCAAGGCGGCCGTGCTGGCCGCTGGTCTGGCGGGCGCTTTCACCCTGTCCGCCGCGCAGGCCGCCTATCCCGACCAGCCCGTGCGGATGCTGGTCGGCTTCTCGGCCGGCGGCACGACCGACATCGTGGCGCGTACTCTGTGCAAGGAACTCACCACCACGTTCAACCAGGCCTTCGTCGTGGAAAACCGGCCCGGCGCGGGCAGCAACTTGGCCGCTGGCGAAGTGGCGCGCGCCAAGCCCGACGGCTACACCCTGCTGATGGTGGCCGTCACCAGCGCCATCAACCAGACCCTGTACAAAAGCCTGCCCTTCAATCTGGAAACGAGCTTCAAGCCGGTGGCTCTGGGCGCCAAGGTGCCTAATATCCTGGTGGTCAATCCCCAACTGCCAGTCCATTCCGTGCAGGAACTTATCGCCTACGGCAAGGCCCACCCGGGCATGCTGGCCTTTGCTTCATCGGGCAGCGGCACCTCCATCCACATGGCCGGCGAGCTCTTCAAGCTCAAGACCGGCCTCGACATGACGCACGTACCCTACAAGGGTTCGGGTCCGGCCATCAGCGATCTGGTCGGTGGCCATGTGCAACTGATGTTCGACAACATGCCCTCGTCGTGGCCTCAGGCCAAGGCCGGAAAGCTGCGCGCGCTGGCGATCACCACCAGGCAGCGCTCCGCGGCCGCTCCCGATCTGCCCACGATCGAAGAGCTGCATCTCCCGGGATTGGATCATTTCGATGTGTCATCGTGGTTCGGCGTGATCGCGCCGGCCGGTACGCCCGATGAGGTCGTCGACAAGCTCAACGCCGCCATCGAAGCGGCCTTGAACAAGCCCGAAGTCCAGGCCCGTTTTGCCAACCTGGGCGCGCAGATCGAGTACACCACGCCCCAACAATTCGGAGCCTTCATCAAGAGCCAGGTCGATACGTGGCGGCCGGTTGTCAAGGCATCGGGCGCGACAGTCGATTGAGCCCGGCGCGACGCCCCAAGGGCGAGCAGGCCGCATTGTGACTCAGGCCCGCAGCCGAATCTGCGGGCCTATTTCTTGCCGCCCGATTCGGCGCGCCGCGCCGTGGCCAGCACGGCCGTGCATACGCCGCGCAGCATGTCGATCTCGTCGCGGGTCGGCGTCTGGCGGTTGAAGAGGTGCCGCATGCGCGGCATGAGCTTCTTGGGATGCGCCGGGTCGAGGAACTGCACCGCGATCAGCGCGTCTTGCCAGTGGGACAGAAAGGCCTGCACGGCGGCGCCGTCGGCGGGCACCGCGCCCGGATCGGGCTGCTGCGCCGTCGAGACGGGCAGCATGGCCGCGCCGCTGGCATGCAAGAGGGCATAACGCACCTCCCAGGCGGCCAGCTGCAGCGCCTGCGCGACGTTGAGCGAACTGTATTCCGGGTTGGCCGGAATGTGGCAGATGCGATGGCACAGGGCGATCTGGGCATTGGTCAAGCCCGAACGCTCGGTGCCCAGCACGATGGCGACGCAGCCCTGTCCGTTTTCAGCCAGATGCGCGCCAGCCAGTTCGGCCGCCTGGCGGATGTCGCAAGGCGGCGGCCCCAGGTCGCGCACGCGGGCTGTCAAGGCGAATGCCAGCGTGACGGGCGCCAGCGCCTCTTCCAGCGTGGCGTATACCTGGGCGTGTTCCAGCACGTCGGCGGCGCCGCTGGCCAGGGCCACGGCTTCGGGCTGGGCGGCCAGGTCTGGCAGCCGGGGTTCGACCAGCGCCAACTCGGAGAACCCCATGGTCTTGATGGCCCGCGCGGCCGAGCCGACGTTGCCGGGGTGACTGGGCTGCGTCATGATGAAACGCACCCGCGAAAATGCCTGCTGGGTCATTTAAATTAAAATAGGTGGTTTTGGCCTATCCGGCTGCCGCGTATTGGCGGCGGCACGGCCGCGATCCTGCTCTTGACTCGTACGGAACCCTAATGCATCCGATGCTCAACACCGCCATCAAGGCGGCCCGGCGTGCCGGCACCATCATCAATCGCGCCAGCCTCGACCTGGAGCGCCTCAGCGTGGCGCGCAAGGGTCCTCGCGATTATGTCACGGAAGTCGACCGTGCCTCGGAAGAAGCCATCGTCGAGGCGCTCCTGGCCGCCTATCCCGACCACGCCGTGCTGGGCGAGGAATTCGGCCTGCGCGGACCCGAGAACGCCGAGTTCCAATGGATTGTCGATCCGCTGGACGGCACCACCAATTTCATCCACGGCCTGCCCAACTACGTGGTGTCGATCGCCTTGCAGC from Bordetella sp. FB-8 encodes:
- a CDS encoding mechanosensitive ion channel family protein, with protein sequence MESAWNNAVALMPRLVDMGFNLVVAIAILVIGWWVSALLGKWVHHVAEHSGRVDRTVIPMFKTTVAWAIRVFTLIAVLARFGVQTASLIAVLGAAGLAVGLALQGTLQNIAAGIMLLLLRPIRAGEAIALSSGASGTVDEIGLFITRIEQFDGIVVLLPNSTVWTATITNYSRNTQRRLDLPVIVNYGDDLDAAIALVNKVVGAHPMTEADPAPIVKVNDYKDTGTEINVRVWSKASDYWDLRWDLFHQIRVVMAREGFRPPAQGRDLRKAMPRA
- a CDS encoding tripartite tricarboxylate transporter substrate binding protein; translated protein: MTSSVLPRRRSFIRKAAVLAAGLAGAFTLSAAQAAYPDQPVRMLVGFSAGGTTDIVARTLCKELTTTFNQAFVVENRPGAGSNLAAGEVARAKPDGYTLLMVAVTSAINQTLYKSLPFNLETSFKPVALGAKVPNILVVNPQLPVHSVQELIAYGKAHPGMLAFASSGSGTSIHMAGELFKLKTGLDMTHVPYKGSGPAISDLVGGHVQLMFDNMPSSWPQAKAGKLRALAITTRQRSAAAPDLPTIEELHLPGLDHFDVSSWFGVIAPAGTPDEVVDKLNAAIEAALNKPEVQARFANLGAQIEYTTPQQFGAFIKSQVDTWRPVVKASGATVD
- a CDS encoding RNA methyltransferase; protein product: MTQQAFSRVRFIMTQPSHPGNVGSAARAIKTMGFSELALVEPRLPDLAAQPEAVALASGAADVLEHAQVYATLEEALAPVTLAFALTARVRDLGPPPCDIRQAAELAGAHLAENGQGCVAIVLGTERSGLTNAQIALCHRICHIPANPEYSSLNVAQALQLAAWEVRYALLHASGAAMLPVSTAQQPDPGAVPADGAAVQAFLSHWQDALIAVQFLDPAHPKKLMPRMRHLFNRQTPTRDEIDMLRGVCTAVLATARRAESGGKK